A DNA window from Hydractinia symbiolongicarpus strain clone_291-10 chromosome 6, HSymV2.1, whole genome shotgun sequence contains the following coding sequences:
- the LOC130647354 gene encoding uncharacterized protein LOC130647354: MFNNLESYCQEVDLRIATIHAQTTDGEINIKFAEFMANMRILINLQNESKELEDEYDNQQEHMNWMVISKQITKDEFEKNYKPELDNLEFELKEKHRSIKAFKEKYQLEIGSGPCVSSLDDTLQELGVERQAYHGKSFIGNHCHKMLKDGNIKYLCDRIPEIVQNQCDDQVLYLECQETCKKFEQLFKLYGSCHSIFNSSCIMTQEMLSNLETSINQFMCYLRVNWPSIYISPKLHILEDHVLDFVNKWRTGLGFYGEQGGESIHHDLHRMRINYSNIKNPVDRLKYIMKQHLLTTNPEAQDLKPAAKKRKFTKGEEE, encoded by the exons atgttcaacAACTTGGAAAGCTACTGTCAAGAAGTTGATTTAAGAATTGCCACAATTCATGCTCAAACTACTGATGGTGAAATTAATATTAAATTTGCAGAGTTTATGGCAAATATGAGAATTTTAAT cAATTTACAAAATGAGTCAAAAGAATTGGAGGACGAGTATGATAACCAGCAGGAACATATGAACTGGATGGTTATATCTAAACAAATTACCAAGGATGAGTTtgaaaaaaactacaaaccAGAGTTGGATAACTTAGAATTTGAACTGAAGGAGAAACATAGAAGCATAAAAGCATTCAAAGAAAAGTACCAATTGGAAATTGGATCTGGTCCTTGCGTATCATCCCTAGACGATACACTGCAGGAGCTTGGTGTTGAGAGGCAGGCGTACCACGGAAAAAGCTTTATTGGCAACCATTGTCATAAAATGCTCAAG GATGGCAACATAAAGTATTTATGTGATCGTATTCCTGAAATTGTACAGAATCAATGTGATGATCAAGTTTTATATCTGGAGTGTCAAGAAACATGCAAGAAGTTTGAACAACTGTTCAAGCTGTATGGTTCGTGTCACTCAATATTCAATTCTTCATGTATTATGACCCAAGAAATGTTATCAAATTTAG AGACATCTATCAATCAGTTCATGTGTTATTTAAGAGTTAATTGGCCTTCAATATACATCAGTCCAAAGCTGCACATACTAGAAGACCATGTATTGGATTTTGTAAACAAGTGGAGAACGGGCTTAGGTTTTTATGGTGAACAAGGTGGAGAATCTATTCACCACGATTTGCATCGTATGAGAATAAATTATTCAAACATCAAAAACCCAGTTGACAGGCTCAAATACATTATGAAACAGCACCTTTTGACAACAAATCCAGAAGCTCAAGACTTGAAGCCAGCAGCTAAAAAGCGTAAATTTACAAAAGGCGAGGAAGAGTAG
- the LOC130647352 gene encoding uncharacterized protein LOC130647352 yields MPPKGKSKAQNIKFSQLGKYTSNRKKINDMDLKISNQSNLIEEKQKQLAALSSEITLIERDVDKLRNRLARKRKRVRHLNYECSKNRVDSEVKFSISKVTAERRSKFPSSSDLNRSAKDTRRLETFEACSAIHGGSKESVQPVMFGMIDTLCSKIPSKMFAKSLLNAKSSVVKQIKETTIKIANEEFYNSEDNKLRSLNVFYSHNVMGKAKYMAIRKANRISQNKQNSVVNYIQYPHLATIINNIDIGTLHDIHPTLTFGDETKSVTGNYRSCDEFLLRLAKFYLKVNRQRSDKLKTFNMLEKKDFESFLFVFALGGDGAPICGMSFLVSFLNVGNRICSSSENFLIFGGDTEENSTVVRNYVLKLLSDVKFLESQVFTVYVDEVAYKVEFLLGELPNDMKMLAFLAGELTNSAYYFSTFGNVNKDNSAKFEYTYGTKQSDKWMPFNYHKRISDAKKVEGKKKEIEVKCKGNSATKRSNLTSYISKVLKGRQEEVPLVGHYIDKAKGEPLHLKNNVVKEHFMKLFNLCLATAPLNSYKAFKDIPSSHALIKFVNFIRSAMGCNFLSKKIIRWFNESSSKNESSFTFRFRGKESKAFLCHFPELNLLILNELKSEQMKIRLHQIHFQFICLRKIISLSVRVENFNLELLKDLKKQCKLLFKSSCWYDVSVSPSLWTLCNCIPFHAESTLLCYGFGIGCNSMEGREQKHQMIVKYSNNTTFQCRWPRIFRHEYIQLLHLRENGYDKLHYVSRGSDYIPERDMCCEHCLLLVRNNLKCQLCESAFMKKVFSDLEI; encoded by the coding sequence ATGCCTCCTAAAGGAAAGTCAAAGGCACAAAACATTAAGTTTTCCCAGTTAGGAAAATATAcatcaaacagaaaaaaaatcaacgatatggatttgaaaatttcaaatcaGAGTAACCTAATtgaggaaaaacaaaaacaattagcaGCATTGAGCAGTGAGATAACTTTGATTGAAAGGGATGTTGATAAGTTAAGAAATAGATTAGCTAGAAAAAGAAAACGTGTTAGACACCTAAACTATGAGTGTAGTAAGAATAGAGTGGACTCTGAAGTCAAATTTAGCATCAGCAAGGTAACAGCTGAGAGGCGTAGTAAATTCCCATCATCTAGTGATTTAAATAGATCAGCAAAAGATACACGTCGTCTGGAAACATTTGAAGCTTGTTCTGCCATTCACGGAGGGTCTAAGGAATCTGTTCAGCCGGTTATGTTTGGTATGATTGACACATTGTGTTCGAAAATCccctcaaaaatgtttgcaaaaagtTTATTGAATGCTAAATCATCTGTAGTAAAACAGATAAAGGAAACTACCatcaaaatagcaaatgaaGAATTTTACAATTCAGAAGATAATAAACTACGTTCTCTCAATGTTTTTTACAGCCACAATGTCATGGGGAAAGCTAAATACATGGCAATTAGAAAGGCAAATAGAATTTCCCAGAATAAACAGAATTCAGTGGTTAATTATATTCAGTATCCTCATTTAGCAACCATTATCAATAACATTGATATAGGAACACTACATGACATACATCCAACTCTAACCTTTGGAGATGAAACAAAATCAGTTACAGGAAATTATAGATCGTGTGATGAATTTTTGTTACGATTGgcaaaattctatttaaaaGTGAATCGTCAACGGAGTGACAAACTAAAAACATTCAATAtgcttgaaaaaaaagattttgaatctTTTCTGTTTGTATTTGCTCTTGGTGGGGATGGAGCTCCTATTTGTGGTATGTCATTTTTAGTCTCTTTTCTTAATGTTGGTAATCGGATATGCAGCAGCTccgaaaactttttaatttttggtggtgATACTGAGGAAAATTCTACTGTTGTACGCAATTATGTTCTCAAGTTGTTGTCGGACGTGAAGTTTTTGGAAAGTCAGGTTTTCACTGTTTATGTTGATGAAGTTGCCTacaaagttgaatttttattggGTGAATTACCTAACGATATGAAGATGTTGGCTTTTTTGGCTGGGGAACTAACAAATTCAGCCTACTACTTTTCAACGTTCGGAAATGTAAATAAAGATAATTCAgccaaatttgaatatacaTACGGAACCAAGCAAAGTGACAAATGGATGCCCTTCAACTATCACAAACGCATAAGTGATGCCAAAAAGgttgaaggtaaaaaaaaagaaatcgaaGTTAAATGCAAAGGAAATAGTGCAACGAAACGTAGTAACTTGACATCTTATATATCTAAAGTTTTGAAAGGTAGACAAGAAGAAGTCCCCTTGGTTGGCCATTATATTGATAAAGCAAAAGGCGAACCTCTTCATCTGAAGAACAATGTCGTCAAAGAGCACTTCATGAAGTTATTCAATCTATGTTTGGCAACTGCTCCATTGAATTCCTACAAAGCATTTAAAGATATACCTTCCTCACATgctttaattaaatttgttaattttatacgTTCAGCAATGGGATGTaattttttgtcgaaaaaaattATCCGGTGGTTTAATGAAAGCAGTTCTAAGAATGAAAGTAGTTTCACTTTTCGTTTTCGTGGAAAGGAGAGTAAAGCCTTTCTTTGTCATTTCCCAGaattaaatttacttattttaaatgaattgaagagtgaacaaatgaaaataaggctgcatcaaatccattttcagttcatatgtttgcgaaaaattatttcactatcAGTACGTGTAGAGAATTTCAATTTGgaacttttaaaagatttaaagaagCAATGTAAACTACTTTTCAAGTCAAGCTGTTGGTATGATGTAAGCGTCTCACCCAGTTTATGGACTTTATGTAACTGCATACCTTTCCATGCTGAAAGTACTTTGCTGTGCTACGGTTTCGGAATTGGATGTAATAGTATGGAAGGGCGGGAGCAAAAGCACCAGATGATTGTAAAGTATTCTAACAATACCACTTTCCAATGTCGCTGGCCAAGAATTTTCCGTCACGAGTACATACAATTGTTGCATCTGAGAGAAAACGGTTACGATAAGTTGCACTATGTTTCAAGAGGATCTGATTACATACCAGAGAGAGATATGTGTTGTGAACATTGCTTGCTGCTTGTTAGAAATAACTTGAAATGCCAACTATGTGAGAGTGCTTtcatgaaaaaggttttttctgatttagaaatttag
- the LOC130648139 gene encoding uncharacterized protein LOC130648139 — protein MDFPHPNELFLLEHNYALPRLENVEDVEHAERQRQHHLEIVRRRRANESLQQAQQRRAADALRQNARRAVENVADANARQHAEAQRHRANRENELPQQAAVRRRADVLRHRVARAPRLLNLARINNVLPPTHSAGEFNIVCQHCGAIKFNNENHFKCCHNGKVALRAILQFPAEIRELLSNDSAQAKQFRKYIRVYNNAFSFASLSANIRPPPGRGPPCFRICAQLFHRYGALLPAQNELPNFSQLYIIEAAAALNMRIENPTHAHCNCETMQIIQDVLNRDSPYAAAYSNMAEVEREETARAAVENRQPSVVSMVMREGNDRRRYNAPLHQEVAAIFVGNDGAPPAARDIVVYPRNQPLRQIPYTSCNIDPMMREFSALHLAGKLFQQFLVDAYVKVEGQRLAFIRLNQNQLRAESYQGLLDYFQNAADQRNLQAGNVVVLPSTFSGSPRNMHQLYLDAMALVSKKGKPDLFLTFTCNPKWPEIVTNLLPGQSASDRPDLVARVFKLKLLALKKDLKDGVRCSVCTSSYCLPLERYVGCTATSYCVPLERYVCCVSGKLLSTSLKYTKINVPTFFKTKIIDVSSCLEIVPLSILPFQ, from the exons ATGGATTTTCCTCATCCAAATGAACTTTTCTTATTAGAACATAATTATGCATTACCCCGCTTGGAAAATGTTGAAGATGTTGAGCATGCTGAAAGGCAAAGACAACATCATCTTGAAATTGTACGACGAAGGAGGGCCAATGAATCTTTGCAACAGGCCCAACAGCGTAGAGCAGCAGATGCTCTACGCCAAAATGCAAGACGAGCAGTAGAAAATGTTGCAGATGCAAATGCACGACAGCATGCTGAAGCACAACGTCATCGTGCGAATAGAGAAAATGAATTACCTCAACAAGCTGCAGTAAGACGCAGGGCAGATGTTTTGCGTCATCGAGTAGCTAGGGCTCCACGTTTACTAAATTTAGCTAGGATTAACAATGTTTTACCTCCTACACATTCTGCAGGTGAGTTTAATATAGTATGTCAGCATTGTGGAGCTATTAAATTTAATAATGAAAATCATTTTAAGTGTTGTCACAATGGCAAAGTGGCCCTGCGTGCCATATTACAATTTCCTGCTGAAATACGTGAATTGTTAAGCAACGACTCTGCCCAAGCTAAACAGTTTCGTAAGTATATCAGAGTATACAATAATGCTTTTAGTTTTGCTTCTTTGTCAGCAAACATTCGACCACCGCCAGGTCGTGGACCACCCTGTTTTAGAATATGTGCTCAATTATTTCACAGGTATGGTGCTTTATTACCTGCTCAGAATGAACTACCTAATTTTAGCCAATTGTATATTATAGAAGCTGCAGCTGCCTTAAACATGCGTATTGAGAATCCAACACATGCTCATTGTAATTGCGAAACAATGCAGATAATTCAAGATGTTCTTAACAGGGATTCTCCATATGCTGCAGCTTATAGCAATATGGCTGAAGTGGAACGTGAAGAAACAGCCAGAGCAGCTGTGGAAAACAGACAGCCTTCTGTTGTAAGTATGGTAATGCGAGAGGGTAATGATCGCAGAAGGTATAATGCCCCCTTGCATCAGGAAGTTGCTGCCATCTTTGTTGGTAATGATGGTGCACCTCCTGCTGCAAGAGATATTGTTGTTTATCCACGTAATCAACCTTTGCGACAAATCCCTTATACATCATGCAATATTGATCCTATGAT GAGAGAATTCTCTGCCCTTCATCTAGCAGGTAAATTGTTTCAGCAGTTTTTAGTAGATGCATATGTTAAAGTTGAAGGTCAACGGCTTGCATTTATTCGCCTAAATCAAAACCAGCTTCGAGCAGAGTCCTACCAAGGACTTCTGGATTACTTCCAAAATGCTGCAGATCAACGTAACTTACAAGCAGGTAATGTTGTTGTCTTGCCTTCCACCTTTTCTGGCTCACCCCGTAACATGCATCAGTTGTACCTTGATGCAATGGCTTTGGTTTCAAAGAAGGGTAAGCCAGATTTGTTCTTGACTTTTACTTGCAATCCAAAATGGCCAGAAATTGTTACTAATTTGTTACCTGGTCAATCTGCTTCTGATAGACCAGATTTAGTTGCAAGggtgtttaaattaaaattacttgctttgaaaaaagatttaaaagacGGTGTAAGGTGTTCTGTGTGCACAT CAAGTTACTGTTTACCTCTTGAAAGGTATGTGGGATGTACTGCAACAAGTTATTGTGTACCTCTTGAAAGGTATGTGTGTTGCGTTTCAGGCAAATTACTGAGTACCTCTTTGAAG TACACTAAAATTAATGTTCCTACCTTTTTCAAAACTAAGATAATAGATGTTTCAAG CTGTCTTGAAATAGTGCCTCTTTCAATTTTACCCTTCCAGTAA